Proteins encoded together in one Nanoarchaeota archaeon window:
- a CDS encoding DUF5615 family PIN-like protein produces the protein MVFLELAQKEKYSNEMPPNAYSLTKKYIDSFKKIDCVVDACVSAELVKLMRENGKNVLYMAEIDALTGGHLSDNDIINIANSHNIPVITFNIPHFLGCVELIPLKATSVKRQFAVISSYE, from the coding sequence GTGGTGTTCTTGGAGCTTGCGCAAAAAGAGAAGTATTCTAATGAGATGCCGCCTAATGCGTATTCTTTAACAAAGAAATATATTGACTCTTTTAAAAAAATAGACTGTGTCGTAGACGCATGCGTTTCTGCAGAACTTGTTAAATTAATGCGCGAAAACGGCAAAAATGTTTTGTATATGGCTGAAATTGATGCACTAACTGGAGGGCATTTATCTGATAACGATATAATTAACATAGCAAATAGCCATAATATTCCGGTGATTACTTTTAATATTCCGCATTTTTTGGGTTGTGTTGAACTCATTCCGCTGAAAGCCACCAGCGTGAAACGCCAATTTGCGGTGATATCAAGTTACGAATAA
- a CDS encoding MMPL family transporter, protein MDVKRLLKEPRIIFLAVLLIASLAVIGPHFVFAPGEPAQLETKIVKGLDLQGGVRALIALDNATDEQFQQSISILSNRINYFGLKEMNIRPVIIDNTQYIQLELAGANEAQMRDLLEKQGKFDAYIDRHVSLSDGTGVLKIGGIDFAISENNGTITVGNSTVSENQSFALDVSGTKIDIKYQNKTNNIILLFAKVYAGADIKQIYHDAQHSNVVQGSGGAWIFQFSIVTSTDSAARFSKITQDVPVDFAGIQRQNYLSSKIYLYLDDNEMDSLSISSDLKGNFLTQPSISGPGESKQDAVDKMKKLQAILESGALPTKIELVSVAEVSPTLGAQFMKMAIVAIFAAILVVSVIIYLRYRDPRIVIPIILTSGAEVIIIFGVAVLIKWTIDLASIAGILAAIGTGVDAQIVLVDESRKKHAAEMSLKRKLDQAFFIIVSSGATMIGAMLPLLFIGAGVIKGFAFTTILGVFIGIFITRPTFSKILEYVRAE, encoded by the coding sequence ATGGACGTTAAAAGATTGCTGAAAGAGCCAAGAATTATATTTCTCGCAGTCCTGCTCATAGCCTCGCTTGCCGTAATTGGGCCTCATTTTGTGTTTGCTCCGGGAGAGCCTGCGCAGCTTGAGACAAAAATTGTCAAAGGCCTTGATCTTCAGGGAGGGGTGCGCGCGTTGATTGCCTTAGACAACGCGACAGACGAACAGTTTCAGCAGTCGATTTCAATATTGTCAAATAGGATCAATTATTTCGGCTTAAAGGAAATGAATATACGCCCGGTGATTATAGATAACACACAATATATACAGCTTGAGCTTGCGGGCGCGAATGAGGCCCAGATGCGCGACCTTCTTGAAAAGCAGGGGAAATTTGATGCCTATATAGACCGGCATGTTTCTTTATCCGACGGAACCGGCGTTTTGAAAATTGGCGGGATTGATTTTGCAATTTCTGAAAATAATGGCACAATAACTGTCGGAAACAGCACGGTTTCAGAAAACCAGTCGTTTGCACTCGATGTTTCAGGGACAAAAATCGACATAAAGTACCAGAACAAAACAAACAACATCATCCTTCTTTTTGCAAAGGTGTATGCTGGAGCAGACATCAAGCAGATTTATCATGATGCCCAGCATTCAAATGTTGTGCAAGGTTCGGGCGGCGCGTGGATTTTTCAGTTCTCGATAGTTACTTCAACCGATTCTGCGGCGCGGTTTTCAAAAATAACGCAGGATGTACCTGTTGATTTTGCAGGAATCCAGAGGCAAAATTATCTTTCAAGCAAGATCTATTTATATCTTGATGACAATGAAATGGATTCATTAAGCATATCTTCTGATCTGAAAGGCAATTTCCTCACGCAGCCGTCAATTTCAGGACCTGGTGAAAGCAAGCAGGATGCTGTTGATAAAATGAAAAAGCTTCAGGCAATTCTTGAAAGCGGCGCATTGCCTACAAAAATAGAGCTTGTAAGCGTTGCGGAAGTTTCGCCAACTCTCGGGGCGCAATTCATGAAAATGGCTATAGTGGCGATTTTTGCAGCAATTCTTGTTGTGAGTGTTATAATTTATTTAAGGTACAGAGACCCTAGAATAGTTATTCCGATAATACTTACATCCGGCGCAGAAGTGATAATTATATTTGGAGTTGCTGTGTTGATAAAGTGGACAATAGATCTTGCATCTATTGCAGGCATTCTTGCAGCAATAGGTACCGGTGTTGATGCGCAAATAGTTTTAGTTGACGAGTCGCGAAAAAAGCATGCTGCTGAGATGAGCCTTAAAAGAAAACTCGATCAGGCGTTCTTTATAATTGTGTCTTCGGGCGCAACTATGATTGGCGCAATGTTGCCGCTTCTTTTTATCGGTGCAGGTGTGATAAAGGGCTTTGCATTTACAACAATACTCGGCGTGTTTATCGGAATTTTTATAACAAGACCAACATTCTCAAAGATTTTGGAGTATGTTCGCGCAGAATAG
- the tmk gene encoding dTMP kinase, whose protein sequence is MKGKFIVVEGLDGSGASTQVAMLSEYLASKGYNVLVTKEPTNNLIGGLIRGQLTHEWKSNPECLQLLFAADRSHHIEKEIIPALEKGMLVISDRYMYSSLAFGSIDCDMEWLKHINAKFLRPDVSIILNVSPEVSVERIGRTRAGFELFEDKSKLEKVRTAFDALAKETKGITVIDGTMPVNKVSMAIVREVQKVLQ, encoded by the coding sequence ATGAAAGGAAAATTTATTGTGGTTGAAGGCCTGGATGGAAGCGGAGCATCTACGCAAGTGGCTATGCTTTCCGAATATCTGGCAAGCAAAGGATATAATGTTCTTGTGACAAAAGAACCGACAAATAACCTCATCGGCGGGCTTATAAGGGGGCAATTGACGCACGAATGGAAATCAAATCCTGAGTGTTTGCAGCTTCTTTTTGCAGCAGACCGCTCGCACCACATTGAAAAAGAAATAATTCCGGCGCTTGAGAAAGGCATGCTTGTCATATCCGACCGCTATATGTATTCCTCACTTGCTTTCGGCTCGATAGATTGTGATATGGAATGGCTGAAACATATAAATGCAAAATTCTTAAGGCCTGATGTTTCCATAATACTGAACGTTTCGCCTGAAGTTTCTGTTGAACGGATAGGGCGAACGCGCGCAGGTTTTGAGCTTTTTGAGGACAAGTCGAAGCTTGAAAAGGTTCGCACAGCTTTTGATGCGTTGGCAAAAGAAACGAAAGGCATTACAGTTATCGATGGCACTATGCCGGTAAATAAGGTTTCCATGGCGATTGTGCGGGAAGTTCAGAAGGTTCTGCAATAG